Sequence from the Mytilus galloprovincialis chromosome 10, xbMytGall1.hap1.1, whole genome shotgun sequence genome:
TAAAATCTTTGGTATGATTTCCATGAATCGTTTCAATGTTATAAAGTGGATGAATGCTTGGAACAATTTGTGAAACATTTCCCATATCCGATGAACCTCCTATTTCGTCTTCCTTTGCGTCAAATTTTACACCAAGAGATTCTGCATGACTTCTAAAGGCGTCTGCCATTCGATAATTACTGACCATATTCAAATAAGGCTTGCTAGAAAATTCGTATGACACCTGTAACCAAATTATAAAGAATTACTTTATGTGtattaaaacattgaaaaaccACAATATTATCTATGTACTTTAACTATAAAttcaattcaaaaataaatatactatGCTTATTGATTTTCTAACATTTACAGaaaaatttatgatattttaaataaacCGAATGTTGTTCTTCTGTACACATATGCATAATCCTCCAAAAAGTTAGCCATTATGTTTGAAGTAACACCGTTTTTTCTTTACATTAAGAGCAAAACTGATACCGTATCTCAAGTTATAAAACACCCTAGGataacaaaatgtgtaacaattGAAAG
This genomic interval carries:
- the LOC143047662 gene encoding xaa-Arg dipeptidase-like, translated to MRSCFDSAATGTGCQVSYEFSSKPYLNMVSNYRMADAFRSHAESLGVKFDAKEDEIGGSSDMGNVSQIVPSIHPLYNIETIHGNHTKDFTTASGDPKAQLHTLNQAKAMALTCLDILTDENLLIEIRDEFALFKQNSQ